Sequence from the Oncorhynchus tshawytscha isolate Ot180627B unplaced genomic scaffold, Otsh_v2.0 Un_contig_12278_pilon_pilon, whole genome shotgun sequence genome:
tgagatgttgcttcaaaaaaatccacttaattttcctccctcatgatgccatatattttgtgaagtacccccacaacatgatgctgccacccccgtgcttcacggttgggatggtgttcttcggcttgcaagcctccccctttttcctccaaacataacgatggtcattacggccaaacagttatataaatatatacttttttttttacagaccagaggacatttctccaaaatgcaCAATCTTTGTCTCCAgatgcaattgcaaaccgtaatctggcttgtatggcagttttggagcagtggttccTTCCTTGccgagcagcctttcaggttatgttgatataggactcgattTACTGTCGATATTGacacttttgtacccatttcctcaaGCCTCTTttcactgttgttctgggaatgatttgcacttttcacaccaaagtacgttcatctctaggaaccagtctccttcctgagcattaTGACGACTGCGTAGTCCCATGTTgttaatacttgcatactattgtttgtacaaatgaaggTGGTAccctcaggcatttggaaattgctcccaaggatgaaccagtcttgtggaggaataccatttttttttctggggtcttggctgatttcttttgattttcccatgatgtcaagcaaaggggcactgagtttgaaggtaggccttgaaataaatccacaggtacaccttcaattgactaaaattatgtcaattagcctatcagaagcttctaaagccatgacataattttctggaattttccaagctgtttaaaaggcttAAAAGGTTTaaaattgtgatatagtgaattataagtgaaataatctgtctgtaaacaattgttggaaaaatgacttgtgtcatgcacaaagtagatgtcctaactgacttgccaaaactatagtttgttaaaaccacttggaactacccatccccgGATCctggagaattgtcatcaactacactaattagcatagcgcaacggtcaaaaaatattactagaataTTACAAGGAAgcctggtcacgaaaatcagaaaagcaatcaaattaaccagttacctttgatgagcttcggatgttttcactcacgagacacccagttagacagcaaatgttccttttgttccataaagattatttttatacccaaaatacctcagtttgttgatcacgttatgttcagaaatccaccggaaatagcggtcaggACAACGGCGGaaaaaattatatccataatatcgacagaaacatgcaaacgttttttaaataatcaatcctcaaggtgtttttcaaatatctatttgataatatatcaaccgggacaattggcttttcagtaggagcgagaggaaaaatgactacctctgtcttttacgcaagaatcactctgagagccttcagctggccacttacgcaatgtagtcgtttacactcattcttcaacataaaggcgtgaaactacgtcaaaatgctgtagacaccttagggaatacgtagaaaaatgaatctggttgatatccctttcaatggccaataggggtgcataggaacacaacggtttcaaaataagaggcacttcctgattggattttcctcagggtttcgcctgcagtatcaattctgttatactcacaaacaatattttgacagttttggaaactttagagtgttttctatcctaagctgtcaattatatgcatattctagcatctggtcctgagaaatatgaggtttactttgggaacgttatttttccaaaaataaaaatagtcccCCTACTTTCAAGAGGTTAAcaataaatgtgtggagtggttgaaaaacaagttaatgaatTTTAAtgacttgcaggtgccttggtggaagagtggggtaacatctcacagcaagaactggcaaatctggtgcagtccatgaggaggagatgcactgcagtacttaatgctgctggtggccacaccagatactgactgttacttttgattttgacccccccccctttgttcagggacacattattccatttctgttagtcacatgtctgtggaaattgttcagcttatgtctcagttgttgaatcttgttaataatgttcatacaaatatttacacgttaaatTTGCTGAATaaaaatgcagttgacagtgagaggacgtttctttttttgatgcgtttatgttttaccttgtcagctcagggattcgatccagcaacctttcgattacatGCCCAACTCTCCAACCATTAGGATACCTGTACGTATTCATATAAGTAGGTGGCAATACTGGTGTCAAACCATGCAAGTCTCAGTAGTATGAAATAACATCTACCTTCTCAATGAAACAGTTCATCATGAAACAGTTCTACTGCAACTTTTCATACACAGTGGAGAAGTTGTAACAAACAACCAAATTAGATAGAACCTGCACTTACCATGAGAAACATACTTcccaatcttctcctcctcttcttcatctttaatgttgacgttcagctccagtgtttgactgcagtcttccagcttcactgatgccatctctggatcctgcagTGCAAACTGGGCTCCACTGTCACAATCAGGACCCCGTGACTGTAGGTTTGGactcagtgtggaaggagagaggcaggttggGTTTGTCCTCACTGTTGATGTTACCGGCCTCATACCTGAGTCGGCAAGTAGTACAAGAGAAAGACAAAAGTTATTTTCTTGAAAGTTCTGGCAAGGTCTTTATTCTCtattaaatatattatattttttctTGTTCAATTATCTaattcagtgcttgacttggactgaaatagttgCCGATACTCATTTTgtgtgctggtactgtttatatttaggtgcagaagctccacaatacttttgagctaatactTAACCTGTAGTAGATAAATGCATACAAGACTCAAAAACCATTTAGTACAAGGTTACAGTTTGTGTTAGGCAGCACTATGTGCTATTTTCCTTAACCTTGTATTCACTATTTTACTTCAAAAAACAATTGTATTTCCTGTTCACACCATAGTAACGTTTATAGATCAACACAAACTGAATGTGTCAATATTATTATACATGTAGAAGACCGATAATCATTACATTTAGCTTCAAAACAGTAGTGCAACCGTAAAATTGTCTCCCTCTGCTGCATCCACACTGCCTGCACTGAAGTCTGTTGACACAGATCAAGCGGGTGCCGCCATTTTACCACCTTGTGAATTTTTCCTTTCatggagttctacggacaattccttccacctcatgacttggtttttgctctgacatgcacggtcaaatgtgggaccttatatagacagcctttccaaattatgtccaatcaattgaatttaccacaggttgacaacaatcaagttgtagaaatatctcaaggatgatcaatggaaagaagtatcacctgagctcaatttctagtctcctagcaaagggtatgaatatttatgtaaataaggtgtttcttttttattataaatgtttaaacatttctaaaaacctgcgtttgctttgtcattatgggatattgtgtgtagattgatgaggaacgttttttatttaatccattttagaataaggctgtaacgtaacaaaatgtggaaaaagtcaaggggtctgaacacacTATGTATTCATACGAGTAGGCTGTGCAATACAAAAGGGGAATAAAACTATTCTAAAAGTATCTCCTAAGTCATGAAAATTATGAgccatatcatcctccactcactatcacaagtagaggtcgaccgattaatcggaatggccgattaattagggccgatttccaGTTTCCATAACagtcggaaatcggtattttttggacacctttatttaatctttatttaactaggcaagtcagttaagaacacattcttattttcaatgacggtctaggaacggtgggttaactgcctcgttcaggggcagaacgacagacgtttaccttgtcagctcgggggattcaatcttgcaacagttaactagtccaacgctctaaccacctgattacgttgcactccacaaggagcctgcctgttacgcgaatgcagtaagtcaaggtaagttgctagctagcattaaacttatcttataaaaaaacaatcaatcataatcactagtgaactacacatggttgatgatattactagtttatctagagtGTCCtgagttgcatataatcgatgcggtgcgtatcatTGCTACAAAGTGCATcttaccataaacatcaatgcctttcttaaaatcattacacagaagtatatatttttaaccctgcatatttagctaaaagaaatccaggttagcagggaATATTAACCAGGTGACATTGTCACtgctcttgcgttcattgcacgcagagtcagtgtatatgcaacagtttgggccgcctaatttgccagaattttacgtaattatgacataacattgaaggttgtgcaatgcaaCACAAATATTTAGACTTACGGATgccaactcccgagattaggctggtgtaaccgatgtgaaatggctagctagttagcggggtgcgcgctaattgcGTTTCAAACATCcccgctctgagacttggagtagttcttccccttgctctgcatgggtaacgctgcttcgagggtggctgttgtcgatgtgttcctggtccGAACCCAGgcaggagcgaggagagggacggaagctaaactgttacactaacaatactaaagtgcctataagaacatccaatagtcaaagattaatgaaatacaaatggtatagagagaaatagtcctataattccgataataactacaacctaaaacttcttacctgggaatattgaagactcatgttaaaaggaaccaccagctttcatatgttctcatgttctgagcaaggaacttaaacgttagcttttttatatggcccatattgcacttttactttcttctccaacactttgtttatgtattatttaaaccaaattgaacatgatgAAACgtgtatttatttgaggctaaattgattttattgatgtattatattaagttaaaataagtgttcattcagtattgttgtaattgccattattacaaatgtaattttatatattttttttaatcagccgattaatcggtatgggCTTATCtcgggtcctccaataatcggtatcggtggtgaaaaatcataatcggtcgacctctactcataAGCGTTAGAAACTACACATACTCACTTCTTAGAACTTTAAAACACTGGCAGTGTGTCTACTTCACTTCTTTAGTCTACTCTCTGATCACTCCAGATAgaccagtgaataaaacaaatgctGCCAATACTGGTATGCAAGTGTCAGAAGCATGAAATAACATCTACCTTCTCATTGAAACAGTTCACCATGAAATCCTGCCctacctttctaaagtcttcaaaatcaaagtgaacaaacagataatcgatcatttcgaatcccaccgtaccttctccgctatgtaatctggtttccgagctggtcatgggtgcatctcagcTACGCtgaaggtcctaaacgatataaccgccatcgataaaagacagtactgtgcagccgtcttcatcgacatggccaaggcattcgactctgtcaatcaccgcattcttattggcagactcaacagccttggattctcaaatgactgcctcgcttggttcaccaactacttctcagatagagttctgtgtgtcaaatcagagggcctgttgtccggacctctggcagtctatgggggtgccaaagggttcaattctcaggccgactctcctctctgtatacatcaataatgtagctcttgattctctgatccacctctacgcagacgacaccattttgtatacatctggcccttctttggacagtgtgttaacaaacctccacaCGAGCTTAAATGCCataaaacactccttccgtggcctccaactgctcttaaatgctagtaaaactaaatgcatgctcttcaaccaatcgctgcctgcgcccgcccgactagcatcgctactctggacggttctgacttagaatatgtggacaacaacaaatacccaggtgtctgtttagactgtaaactctccttccagagtcacattaacctctctggaatatgtgggacggtagcgccCCAACTGGCaaacatccagtgaaaatgcagagcgccaaattcaaataaatgactGTAAAAATATAACTGATGAAATCACACATTCAATATACCAAATTAAAGcaacacttgttgtgaatccagccaacgtgtcagatttcaaaaacgctttacggcgaaagcaaacgatgctattatctaaGGATCGCACCCCAGTAAACAAAGACAGAAAAGCAtttttcaaccctgcaggcgcgacacaaaacacagaaataaaaatataattcatgccttacctttgacgagcttcttctgttggcactccaatatgtcccataaacatcacaaatggtccttttgttctatgaattctgtcgatatatatccaaaatgtccatttatttggcgcgtttgatccagaaaaacaccggttccaacttgacttacaaaatatctcaaaagttacctgtaaactttgtccAAATATTTAAAACTACTTTTgttatacaactttaggtatttaatGTAATCATCAAAAACATTGAagatgggatgatctgtgttcaataccggaggaaaacaaagtggagcgtgcTTTCAGGTCACACgcctctaacaaagagtacacttcCATCTACCCTCATTCTGAACAAtgttacttcttcatttctcaaaggaaaaacctcaaccaatttctaaagactgttgacatccagtggaagcgataggaactacAGGAAAGTTGATttgaaatctggattcccaatgaaatcccattgaaaagagagcaacctcaaaaaaaaatctgagcggtttgtcctcggggtttcgcctgccaaataagttctgttacactcacagacattattcaaacagttttagaaatgtttagagtgttttctatccaaatctactgaTAATATACATATCTTAGCTACTGGGTCTGAGTAGCAGACTGTTTACTTTggacatgcttttcatccggatgtgaaaatactgccccctgtcccaAAGAAATTCTAATCCAAaagtaaatctagaatctgcttcctatttcgcaacaaagccagTCTCTCATCCTGCTaaacatatcctcgtaaaactgaatatcctaccaaatccttgactttggcgatgtcatttacaaaatagcctccaacactctactcagcaaattggatgtagtctatcacagtgccatccgttttgtcaccaaagccccatatactacccaccactgcgaccaaAAGTTAATGCcatctcattggctggccctcacttcatattcgtcaccaaacccactggctccaggtcatctataggtctttgctaggtaaagcccaatttatctcagctcactggtcaccatagcaacacccaccagtagcacacGCTCCAAATGGGAAatttccctggtcatccccaaagccaactcctcctttggccacctgtccttccagttctctgctgccaatgactggaccgAATTGTAAAAATCAATGAACCTGGAGACATAtctcctcactaactttaagcatcagctgtcagaacagcttaccgatcactgcatcagtacacagcccatctgtaaatagcccacccaactacctcatccccatattgttatttattttcgcTCTTTTGTACCCCAGTATCCCTACTtacacatctaccactccagtgttaaaGCTAAAtggtaattatttcaccactatggcctatttattgccttacctccctaatattactacatttgcacacactgcatatagatttttctattgtgttattgactttacatttgtttatcccatgtgtaactctgttgttgtttttgtcgcactgctttgctttatcttggccaggtcgaagttgtaaatgagaacttgttctcaactggcccacctggttaaataaaggtgaaataaaataaataaaacagttcTACTGCAACATTTTCATGCACAGTGGGAAGTTGGTATGAAACACAAACTTAGTTAGATAGAACCTGCTCTTACCATGAGAAACAGACATcccaatcttctcctcctcttcttcatctttaatgttgacattcagctccagtgtttgactgcagtcttccagcttcactgatgccatctctggatcctgcTGTAAAAACTGGGCTCCTCTGTCACAATCAGGACCCAGTGACTGTAGGTTTCTactcagtgtggaaggagagtgGCAGGCTGAGTTTGTCCTCACTGTTGATGTTACCGGCCTCAGACTTAATCTGAGTCGGCCTGAAGTAATAAAGAGAAGCAGACACAAAAGTTAGTGCCAGAACTGTCAAGACTTTATTAATTCTCTAAAAAAATATTgattatatttaggtgcaggagctccacaatactgttgaactaatattctataagaggaacatgagctcaaacagtagacatttgaggTGATGgtactcagctccggtgagctcctgtCCAAGTCAAGCACCGATCTCATTTCAATAGATCTGGTAGCTAAGCATTGACAAAACATTAATTCATTCATATTAGACAAAGTATACACTTTAAATTACTTAAATTACACAACTTAAATGCACTTAATCTATAGTAGATTTCCTGAATTCGCATAAATGACTCAAAAACCATTTAGTACAAGGTTGCAGTATGTTTTAGGCAGAACTATGTACTATTTTCCAGAATAACCTTGTCTTCACTGTGTTATTCCAATCAAAAAACAATCGTTTTTCCGTTCACACCACAGTAACATTTATAGACAGAAACAACTGAATGTCTCTGAATATTAGTACACATGTAGATAACTGATAAtcattccaaattagctccaaaACAGTAGTGCAACCGTAAAATTGTCTTTCTCTGCTGCACCCTCACTGCCTGCACTGAAGTGCGTTGATGCAGACCGAGGGGGATCCGCCAttttaccatctcccgaatttaCACAAAACCAAAAATGACATGTAAAACGAACCCAGAAATCTCAGATAAA
This genomic interval carries:
- the LOC112241256 gene encoding uncharacterized protein LOC112241256 isoform X2, yielding MSIVVVSVSNVLLQAQIKRPLTSTVRTNPACFFPSTPSLNLQSLGPDCDSGAQFALQDPEMASVNLEDCSQTLELNVIIKDEEEEEEIGTSVSHGRLRLSLRPVTSTVRTNSACHSPSTLSRNLQSLGPDCDRGAQFLQQDPEMASVKLEDCSQTLELNVNIKDEEEEEKIGMSVSHGMRPVTSTVRTNPTCLSPSTLSPNLQSRGPDCDSGAQFALQDPEMASVKLEDCSQTLELNVNIKDEEEEEKIGKYVSHGILMVGELGM